ATTTCCCAGTCAGCGGTGATCCAACATGCGACGTCAATTTAAGCATACCCAAACCATGCCTGCCGGTCCAGCCGGCAGCGAAAACGAAATAGTCGATGCGATGGAAGGAACCAAACTCATAATACTAAATGCGACCGCGAAAATCTGCACCGTGGAGTATTGTCGCTTCAACTCCTGCTTGTAGCCCATTTTCGCTATCAACCACATTAGCGATGCCCTTCCCTCACTTTGCTATCGCATCTACATACCCAGGAGCTCCATATCCCCAGAACTAGCGAGGCTAGCATCGTCAGCGACCGTATTGGCGGCGACCGCCGCTTGcgtgtcggtaactgtgggCATTTTCGACTCCATGACACGAGATATCAAtcgcttttttttctttttttctccagGCCCGACGTGCGCCGAATCGTAGGTGGTGAACAGTCGGGCAAGAGAAGATGTCGAcggggaaaaaaaagaaacgagaaACCTGTCAGGTGTCGAGGACGGGCTTAAGTTCAAAACATAAAGTTCTGACCGAGATTGCCAATAATAATTGTGGCCGAAGTTAATTCTTCAGAATTGGGACTTGCAGGGGTAAACGTCGCCGGCCTGCATGTCTGATTAAACGCAGCAACAGTAATGCAATTGAAGGCAAACCCAGAACAAATAGACTGTGGATCAAACGCCGTGAGTCTCCTCCGTGCTAAGCAGTGCTAAGAGCAACTATCCGTGCACCGTCAATAGCGTCCACGCGGTGCAATCCGCCAATGTATCAGTTCGCCggtactttttttttcttcccgaATTTGAGCTTGTTGCCACGGACGGCGTTCCTGCCTCTAGCGACGGCCATTGGCAGAGGGAATCGGGGAGAGGCGACTGAGGGAATTGGAACCAGTGGCTCCGACCACCGGTACAGTGCGATGAGTACACAGTTCATGCGACCCTTTCAGAGAGCTGCCGTGAGCTATACCATCGACACGtgaccgccaagaccattatTAAGCGATAACAACTCACACGGCCTTTTTAAATACCATACACACACATCAAAAATTCTGTCTCAAAATTTCTTTTTCGTTATTTATTTTTATTCTTCAATCATAAGTGTTGCAGATCAGTTGAATATTCATTTCTTATCGAAATGGACCTTGATTGTGGCATAATTGATGTAGATGAGTTTGCTAGATCAAATGTTGACATCGATACACACACGGCCCCTTTATAAGTGGTTTCTGAGTGGTTACTAACTACTTGGCATAGGAACCAGCTATTCCCATCCCACTTACCAATGCCAAAGGCCGCTCCCTTGAGACAATTaagattgaatatattgatgaccTACCAGAGTATCCAATGAGTGATCTGAATGGTTATACATATGTTGTTGCTTCAAGAGGACGATCACAAGTTGAAATGGAACAGCTGGTCCATGACGTAAGTACTCTGTTGGTGCTTTACTACTGGTTGCTAAGTACTTCCAGATTCAATATGCAAAGCGACAGCTTTATAAACAGAAGCGACCAATCTACTGTCCATTTTTTGACTGTTCTGTTAAAAAATGGACCTGGCAATGCTCTGGAATCTATGCATGTGAATTCctgaatccatttcttcaatcataTCATCATACATCTGTTGATGAACATGTTTGGCAAGAGATCCAGAAATCTCAGAGGGAGATCCAGCTCTTAGAGTCTGATGTCAGCAAACGGAATGCATATAGGTATGCTAACTGCTTGGCAGGTGTCTACTAACCGGTTGCTAACTGCTTAAAGTTATTATCGCTCCAAGATGGCCTTCTTCAAGAAGGGCCTTGCCTGCATTGATCAGCTTCCCACATGTAAACCAGTCTTTAAACGACACACCCAAATGGTTTGTTTTAGTCACCGTCACCTTTCAAGCCATTGGTAGCTGGCTGCTAACTGCTTAAGAACATTCATGGTGATCATGCCCCTTATATTGGATGTACCAATGAAACCTATGATATTTTGACGAAGCATCATAGGGGAGCAATTCAAGGCCATACAGTGATTAACTTGGAATTTCTTGAGGATCTGTTTAATAAGGAGATCATGCCAGCAACAGAggaatgtggtgtttttgaatcattgACATCACGACGGAAATACTGTGGTAGGTGCTTGTGAGGTGGCTGTTAGCTGGTTGCTAACTGCCTGTCAGGTCGAGATCATCCTCAAGGATCAGGCCGTCTAATACATTCAACTTGTGATGTTACATTCAATGCCTTGATCCCAGTGGATATTGAACAATGTCCATATATATTGTTTACATCTCATGGTGTGCATAAACACCCACccccaccaccaagcaaagCACCAGAACGGattttacaaggggttaaaaggattGTTGAGCAATTGCATGATCCAAGTTTAACCACAGGTGAGCACCTAAAAAGCGGTAATAAACTgcttgctaaccacttgcATAGCACAATTCCTTCGCAATCCCCAGTTAGAAGCTTTTTGCCGACAGTATGATGCATCAACATTAGCAGAAatccactctagcttctgtaataaGGACCGAGTTTCAGCCATTATTCAAAAACAGCGTCTACTTTCATATCCAGGTGGGCAGGACATCAATGGTCTAATTTTTCTTGAAAAGACAAATGAATATATGAGTGTAAGTGGCTGCCAGCTGCTTTTTTAGTGGAACCTGGGTGCTTACCAAGTGCTTAGGACTACAtccaagagaaatatcatgacTCACAGGGTACCATGGTTCTATGCGGCTTTAAGCAACAAATTGAGCTTCTTTCACGTCTTCTCTCCCTTGAGGTTGACATGTCATTCAAGCATATCCGGGCAAAGACTATGAATGAAGTGCTTTTTGCAACATTTCTACCAGATCAGTGCAAGGGCAAGTACTCTACAACTGCTTGGTGTGCAGTTACTGACCAGTTTATAAATAGTCATTACCTTACTCCGAGTTTTTACCAATGAAGATTCCACTGCTGGTTATTATCGACTTTTCAAGCGAGCCTTCAGCCTTGTTAAGAAGGTAACTGGAAAAGATGTTAagtttgatccaattcatggcTGTGGGATCCATGGTATCATCCTTGACATGGATACAAAACAATATACTGGTGAGTACCTATTAGCCACTCAGTAGCCAGTTGCTAAGTGGTTAGGCCTTGGTCAGTATCTatctgaaattgatcctaAACATCGTGATATAATATGGCACTTACAACATATGGTTGTATTCTGCCGTGTACATTATCAACGGTCAATCCTAAATGCCATTGGAACCAGAAGTCAAGGTTCACCCCTTTGGAGCCGTATGATGAGTTTGCTAGACTGCAAATCAGAGGATGATTATGATACCTTGCTTGATCTATTCATAAGTACATTTACTGGTTATCAACTGCTTTGTCAGGGGTTACTAACTGGCTAGCAGAATATGAAGATGCCAATGTTCGCAGCTGGGCAATACACAAGAAAGGTGCAGTCATCAAGGCAGGATTGAATAAAGCATGTTCTCACATTCAATCACACTTCTTTGATGAGTTGCGGAATCATACAAATGCAGTGGAACAGTCACATCAAAAGTCATATGCTTCTGGGAAATATTTAACACTGGTGGAAGCAGTCAAGAAGTGAGTACTAAGCAGTTTGGAAGCAGTTTGCAAATGGATAGACCATCTTACTGATTTAATTCCAGTTCTGCAAAATTGGACAAGGAAGACATTCTTCAGTATGATAACTTCAAGAACTTTAacattcatcattcatatcgaaCATCAAATATGGAGGCGAATTATCTTTGTCATATGAGTCGTGAAAGCATGTTCCCTGGACAACTGAAGAGGTGGTTAAAATGGTAACTGCTTGCTAACTGCTTGACTTACAGGTAACCGCAAACGCAGACGGTCTTCCTCTAACAATGTTTCTGACAGTTCATCTGGttcacagcagcaacaatcaACACAACAGGCTTCAAAATCACGCTCTCCATCAACATACACTGgtgataatgagtaagtcTTTAAGCCCTTGATAGCTGCTTGGCAGGTGGTTGACAACCAGTCAGGTCAATCAAGTCAGACCATCTGCGGCGTATTGCATCAGCAAATGCCTCAAGCCTTGAACACAGAAGGCAGGAACTTGAGCTTCGACAGCTCGAAGCAGATATCAGACAGAAAGAAGCAGATATTGAAAAGCAAAAGGAGGAAATTCATTTAAAGCGACTGGAGAATGAGAGAATAGAGCTGGACCTTATGGAGCGGCGGATGCGAATCCAGGAACATCAGCAAGAGAACTGCTAGGCGCTTGCAAACCAGTTAGATATCAGCTGAGAAGCAATTAATAGACGACAACATCTAATACAGTCTGTTCATAAATATATATACTTATTCAACATCATGAACTATTTCTCTGAATGGTAAGTTGACTGCTTCATAGAAAGTACTTGACCTAATCATATGATAAATATGTTCtacaatatatatatttatgaACGTGATTCATATCATTGCTTCGTTGCATGCTAACTAGAGAAGTGAAAATGCTAGATGACCAGTTTGCAACTGCTTAGCAATTGCTTGTCCACCTGCTCAGCTCTGAGCCTCAGAGGACTGGGGTTACACCTTGCTGCAGTCAAAGAGATGGAAATGGTGACATTGAGAGGCATCCTTACAGCATGCATTCCAGCTTGCACACTGATTGCATGGGATGTGCACTCCCATTTCCACTACCTTCTTGCGCATGTTTGTGATGTGAACCTAGGTACCCCGTAAGCAGTTGAGAAGCGGCTAACAAGCGGCCACATAGTACTCACAGTTCCATCCTTCTTCATTGGCAGGGGAGGGAGCGCTTCATCAGAGCTTGGCTCATCAgaggcatcatcatcattatcctcatcatcttcaggAGGGTCTGGCAGATCTTCAGTCGCTTCATCCGATCCATCTTCAACAACCACAGGCGAGGAGGCAGAGGCAGGTGCTGAAAAGAGCTGCTTGTACCACTCTGTGCGGCTGTGTTACAGACACCAACACATCAATCTCACGTGAGAATGCGGGgagacaaggcagaatcattggacaagaaaggaagaaagaaatgcaggaaaagcagggatcaagctgatatccgatggacatgtcacgtgatcatcTACTCCAGATATACCCCCAAGGGAGTAGCCGAAAGAGTATATATCAAGACACGGCATGATTGGATCGACCCAAAATATACTCCTGGAGGAGTAGACGCAGGAGTATACCgggaaagatatataaggacgctcattcatgtacttagcttagttcttcgcgatcaattcaagtcttacagcattggttaccttctagtttctgactcgtccgcacttaaccaacaacccagtatatatactcggttggccttgtttctctattcgttacctttactgtttctacttgttgaatatcttacggagcctggagggggcgacatacccatcaacgcatacgacataccgaaccggacccggaggggcattgagcatacgattacttgagagacacttagggtaagtgtccagtctcgaaatacaactaactagaaccctaggtacgatacgagagaagccaggttgtgacacattgatcgccagtcagtacgagtcaggtttcgagactatattgacttaaaacacgaactgcaaccatgtctaacaacagtaacagcaacactactcctagatcctctcgtggatctgagggacgaactccgacttatgaagaactctttggaatggttagccagctgcaggaaagcatcactactttggaagaacgacagtcagccaaagctatcaaagttcgaccaccggaaccctttgatggtactcgatacaagttgcgacccttcatcactcaattggacttgtatgtccgcatgaaccggagcaagctcatatttgaatccgacaaagtcctacttgcagcaacttacttgactggaccagcatttgattggtttgaacctaccttgcgtgacttccaggagaaagatgaacagtaccataacgacaataccaccgaggttttcagcagcttcactgaattcaagaaacgactccagggaacattcggagatattgacgccacacggaacgctgaacgaaagctatggcgactcaaacagacaggatcagtagccaagttggtatctgatttccagcagatcatcacccatctgaattgggacgagacgatgtacattgcgaaattcgaggaaatgttgaaaccagagattcaggagaaactggtttggatggaacgaccgacttcattgaacgaactctttgaacgagccgtcaagattgacaacaccctgtatgaccttagagtcagacagaaggagtcacgatatgggaacacctttagaggaaacccacgaacgagccactatcgatcgaacgataaacgaccagctcaaccacgaagccaagggtatgaagatccctatggaccacgaccgatggagctggatgccacacagcataggcccttcgtgtccgacaaggaaagagaacgaagaaggaaagagaaactttgcttcacatgtggaaagccgggccacatgacgaaggcatgcaagcaacgacagaacgttaggcctcagcaacaacgaaatgataacaagcaactgcacgctacccaggagagaggagcgtatgacaccacaggaattgtgaaccctgaactcagagcaacgaatgattctggatggcacatgcaagaggcttcggatgagcatggaggaccatggagacccagaactatggtagtacccaacctgagcccattgaggaggttgatggaagaacagacgaccctcacgacagaggaaatcgacgagatcatgagttcaagtgaaaaagaatattggcccaatgaacggacggtgggatccgacagcgacagcgacaaagcccatataaggacggatgggtccgaaaaagccatcaacgagccagttcaggagaaatcactcggcgaactgcccaaccaagattggccagttaatgatttccttgacgaagagtacggtgctcagtggaatggccacgatcccaacgtggaggaactccatgagataccggagacacctcagaacgcaactcccgaaaatgaagaacatgaagaacagattctggcagaagataatgagggatacacgaagtccagtgtgtatagccctatctcgaagcaacagctatggtccaagcgatatacggaacaacgaaaagccgacgaagaaacgaataccgacgtcgccgcgtacttcattgacgatgttgttatctcactccaggagaaccccaagaggctctctaagggattgaaggaactattcaatgaattgaacacctactgcccacatcagaacttgaaatgttgggaacgaacgaacgaaacttgggatgaacacctacggaaatgcgaccaacATCCATACACGTGCCcctactgtggacagaacaacggagaactatggggatacctaCGGGatatcacgaccaaacgactacgaggccccatccacagctcatgcaagtatgattggtgtgattgtgtgcactatcgagagcacccaaagcataaccaattaccttggattgtgtgttatagtcacgcctgtggagaacattacgatcgaaagaaaatggcgcattatttcccagaacgacctaggaaatacaatgacagttgtccttgttgggattggaactgtgcatgcaggggatatctattgcacccagagcattcaagtatgcactggactgcatgttatgaagatgactgcatagttcacttcgaacccaaagattactacccaagtccacgacgtctacggcaaccaagatggcaagcaagcctatcagcgacacagcgaggataccacttgaagtttatgacaccagttctcaatcaactagccagagtgatggttgactcaggagctactggaaattacatggatcctagattccagcgacaattggggatcttaggaattgagaaggcgcagccagagcctatctcaggactgaatggtgagaatttgggaagccacctgacagtcgaatcgggatttgtccctatggctgtagcggaacatgaagaaaggatcaatttcgacgtgacaccgctgggacaatacgatatagtgttggggattccatggctcaggaatcacaacccggaaatcaactggaaaactggacaaatgaactttgcaaattgcgattgcccaagaacaatgaaaggaccgagtcaacgggaggccgggacctcaccacgatctacaggcaggagacctggtagatacgtgaagcaaccgagaggtgggttgagaatgaataacagagaaacgaatgacacagcgacgaatattgttttagcagccaccagggcctcagaacgacattggctgatgaatttacccggatgggcaccggacacgacccagaagtattgcgaatacttgatggacgaggatatatccaagagatcagcgccgattgaggaatatcgctcagaaagagttgatgacgtaccatcagactcagagctaggctcatgggaatggattgaccataaggagctagcagcaacgactcaggaaccacagattccacaggagtatattgagtttcagcacttgttcaagcagcctgaacgacctgaactaccagaccatggaccacacgatcatcgcataccccttatggaagggaagacaccgacatgcaagaaaatttacccgatgtcagaacgagaatcgaaaatactacgggaatatatcgaagaacaattggcgaaaggattcatcagaccatcgacatcaccagcagggcacggagtcctatttgtaccgaaaaaggatggaagcctacgactatgtgcagattatcgaccactcaacgccatcaccatcaaggatcgacatccattaccaagagttgatgaaatgcaagaccgaatcagaggagcaaaatggttcacaaaatttgaccttgtggacgcctacaatcgactacgaattgccagaggagaagaatggaaaacgaccatcagaacgaaatatggacattatgaatatttggtcatgccatttgggcttaccaacgcaccagcatcattccaacgattcatctatgatgtacttggagtatatcttgacatctttgtgatagtctaccttgatgacatcttggtcttctccagcaccttcgaagaacatgtgcagcatgtcaagaaagtactgcaaaaacttgaggaagcaaagctacgattgaagttgaaaaagtgcgaattccatgttcaggaaaccgagttcttaggacactggattactacagagggaatccagatggataagaacaaggttcaagcaatcttggattggccagagctgaagaacaccaaggaagttcaacagtttacaggacttgtgaactactaccgacgattcttgaaggactactcacaattcatgacaccactgttcaaattgttgaaaaagggacaagagtttcaatggggaccagaacaacgacaagcgtttcaacaagccaaagaaaaaattgtatctgcaccagcacttgtgcagttcgacccagaaaaggaaaccacaatTGAAACCGACGCATCAGattacgccattggtatgaggatgactcaaccaggaccagatggaaaaccacgagccgttgcattccactcacgaaaactagttcaagcggaattgaactatgacatccatgacaaggaactgctagccatagtggtagcattcaagacttggagagtttatttggaaggagcacaacacactgtacttgtgaaaacagatcacaagaacctgaccttcttcacaacaactaaagagttgacccgaagacaggccagatgggctgaagtactatcgcaatacgacttcaagatcatccactgcaaaggaaatgacaatggacaagcagacgcactcagtcgacgaccggactatgagatcaaagaccgaacgatcaacccagcaatattgaaaacgaacgaagacggaaccatcagctataaccaccaggtgttagcagcaaccaTGCATACCTCGAAcaaacctttggaaaagaaaattgtcgaagaaacacaa
The sequence above is a segment of the Aspergillus chevalieri M1 DNA, chromosome 6, nearly complete sequence genome. Coding sequences within it:
- a CDS encoding uncharacterized protein (COG:S;~EggNog:ENOG410PV13) — encoded protein: MDLDCGIIDVDEFARSNEPAIPIPLTNAKGRSLETIKIEYIDDLPEYPMSDLNGYTYVVASRGRSQVEMEQLVHDIQYAKRQLYKQKRPIYCPFFDCSVKKWTWQCSGIYACEFLNPFLQSYHHTSVDEHVWQEIQKSQREIQLLESDVSKRNAYSYYRSKMAFFKKGLACIDQLPTCKPVFKRHTQMNIHGDHAPYIGCTNETYDILTKHHRGAIQGHTVINLEFLEDLFNKEIMPATEECGVFESLTSRRKYCGRDHPQGSGRLIHSTCDVTFNALIPVDIEQCPYILFTSHGVHKHPPPPPSKAPERILQGVKRIVEQLHDPSLTTAQFLRNPQLEAFCRQYDASTLAEIHSSFCNKDRVSAIIQKQRLLSYPGGQDINGLIFLEKTNEYMSDYIQEKYHDSQGTMVLCGFKQQIELLSRLLSLEVDMSFKHIRAKTMNEVLFATFLPDQCKVITLLRVFTNEDSTAGYYRLFKRAFSLVKKVTGKDVKFDPIHGCGIHGIILDMDTKQYTGLGQYLSEIDPKHRDIIWHLQHMVVFCRVHYQRSILNAIGTRSQGSPLWSRMMSLLDCKSEDDYDTLLDLFIKYEDANVRSWAIHKKGAVIKAGLNKACSHIQSHFFDELRNHTNAVEQSHQKSYASGKYLTLVEAVKNSAKLDKEDILQYDNFKNFNIHHSYRTSNMEANYLCHMSRESNRKRRRSSSNNVSDSSSGSQQQQSTQQASKSRSPSTYTGDNESIKSDHLRRIASANASSLEHRRQELELRQLEADIRQKEADIEKQKEEIHLKRLENERIELDLMERRMRIQEHQQENC